The following DNA comes from Methanosarcina vacuolata Z-761.
TTGATTGCTTCCCTAAAAGTTCTTTTGCAATTTTTACCACTTTATCTACACTTGATTCATAATTCTTCAACGTCAATTTTTTCAGTCTCCCAAAAAAGGTATGGTCTTATAACGCCGTGCATTTGAAGTTTATAATCGCCTCTTGTTATAGCATTCAAATCATCTTGGACACTAAATAAAATTTCTGTTTGGCAATGGATATACACAGGATTGTGTGTTGTGAGTGCAATATTAAGAATATAAGTTTCATTGTTTAGCAAATTAGCTGGAATCCACGCAATTGATCTATATTTTCCTTTTGTAAAAATACCCTCAGTTTTAGTTTCTAGGGATTGGAAAACTTTAGTTCCTGCTTGAGTACTTATCAGAAAATTTGCTGAAGGTTTATAACCTTCTTCCAATATTTGGTAAGTTGTTTCTATCCCAAAATTTTCATTCACTACTATAGTATTAGAAGTTGTACGATCTTTTTTTATAATTCTTACTCTCAAAAGTTTCGTAAATTTATCCCCGATATTTTTTTTATTATAATCTACATCTAATTTTTTTGGTGATTCTTTAAGCATGTATAAAGATACCATTTCGGTAGGGGTTCCATCTGCAACATTTCTTCCTCCATTCAATAAAATAACTCGATTGCAAAGAGTAGTGATTGCATCCAGATTATGACTCACAAACAGCACCGTCTTTCCTTTTTTTGCTACATCCTCCATTTTTCCAAGACATTTTTTCTGAAATTCTGCATCTCCCACCGCGAGTATCTCATCCACGAGCAAGATCTCAGGATCAAGATTTGCTGCAACCGAAAAGGCAAGCCGAACCTGCATTCCGCTTGAATATCGTTTTACGGGTGTGTCTAGAAATTTCTCGACGCCTGAAAACTTTACTATCTCTTCAAACTTCTCGTCTATCTCTCTCTTCTTCATTCCGAGGATAGCTCCATTAAAGTAAATATTCTCTCGTCCTGTAAGCTCAGGATGAAAACCAGTTCCTACTTCAAGGAGACTTCCCACACGACCTCTCAGGATAATCTCACCCTCTGTAGGATATGTTATGCGGGAAAGAATCTTAAGAAGAGTACTTTTCCCCGCACCATTTCTACCAATGATGCCAACTATTTCTCCTTGTTCAATTTCGAAGTTCACATCATTGAGTGCCCAGAATGTATCATTCGGCTTGTGACTTTCCTTCAGCATCTTTAGCGGGTGCCTCACAGCGGAAGTAAAGCTGTCACAAAATGTCTTGTATGTTCCATCCACACCAATGTTATACTGCTTTGAGAGATGCTTTACCTCTATTATCGGTTTTTCCTTTTTTGACGCCGCCATTCAGACCAGATCCGCAAAGTATTTTTCTGTATGCTTGAGGTAGAGTATTCCGCTGACAAAGATAACGATCGTCAGAACCGCCGAGATCCCCAGGCCGACAAAGTCCACTGAAGTGTATCCAAGTATACATGCACGGTGTGCGTTTATTATCCCTGTTAGAGGATTCAGATAGAGCAGAAATTGCAAATTTTTTCCTGCAATATTAGCAGGGTATATTACCGGGGACAAAAACATAAGCAATTGTATAAAGAAAGGAAGGACAAAAATCACATCCCTGTATTTGACACAAATAGATGAGAGCCAGTAACCTATGCCTGAGGCAAGCAAGAATGTCATTAGCACAATTACCGGTAGCAGGACTATTGTAATATTTGGAACAAACCTATAGTAGAGCATCATTAACGCAAGGATGCTCAGAGCAATAGTGTAATCAACAATGCCTGCAAGACATGGAGCCGTTGGAATGAATATCCTTGGCATATAAACCTTTGACAGAAGATTGGCATTAGTAACTAGACTGTTACTGGATTGGGAAAGGGCATTAGAAAAATAAGTCCAGAGAAGAAGACCTGAGTATGAAAATATAGGATATGGAATTCCTTCAGATGGCATCTTTGCAAGCCTGCCGAAAATAAGTGTAAAAACTATCATGGTAAAGAACGGTTGCAATAAAGCCCACGATGCCCCCATGATTGTTTGCTTGTATCTGATCTTGAGTTCTCTTAAAGCGAGAAAGAAGAGAAGTTCCCTGTACTCTTTCAATTCCTGCCAGTTTATATCAAGAAACCCGTATTTTGGGCGGATCACCAATTCGTAGTCAGTTATATTTTCAGTCATAGAAAACACATTTTTCTTTTTTGTGGGTCTTATTCTGTTAGATTCTTCATTTATGCAATCAAAATCTTTCACCTTATTTGATCTTGATACCATTCATAAGTTTTTTTAATTCCATCTTCAAGTAAAATTTTGGCTTTCCATCCCAATCCATTCAACCTCGAAACATCCATTAACTTTCTTGGAGTCCCATCAGGCTTTGAAGCATCATAATTAATCTCTCCATCAAACCCTATAATTTCCTTTATTAATTTTACAAGTTCATTGATTGTAATATCCTCTCCAACTCCTATATTTACAAACTCTCCTACCTCAGAAAAATTATAATTTTCCATCAAATACACACAAGCATCAGCCATATCATCCACATACATGAACTCCCTGAGAGGCTTGCCTGTACCCCATACAACAACTTCAGGCTCATTATTTACCTTTGCCTCATGGAATTTCCTGATAAGTGCAGGCATTACATGGGAAGTTTCAAGATCAAAATTATCATTAGGTCCGTATAGGTTGGTAGGCATAACTGAAATGAAGTTTGTCCCATACTGCTCGTTGTAATGTTTGCAGAGCCTTATGCCTGCAATCTTTGCGATTGCATAGGCTTCATTTGTCTCTTCAAGGGGGCCAGTCAATAGATATTCTTCTTTGAGAGGCTGAGGAGCGAGTTTTGGATAAATACAGGAAGAGCCAAGGAAAAGCAGTTTTTTCACTTCATATTTGTAGGCGGAGTGGATAATATTTGATTCGATCATCAGGTTTTCGTAGATAAATTCAGCGGGGTAGGTACTATTGGCAAGAATTCCACCCACTTTTGCTGCGGCTAAAAATACATACTCAGGCTTTTCCTGTTCAAAAAATTCATTTACAGCTTGCTGGTTTGTAAGGTCAAGTTCTTTGTGGGTACGGAAAATAAGGTTGGTGTAGCCTCTTGATTCAAGTTTTCTTTTGAGGGCTGAACCTACAAGGCCCCGATGTCCGGCTACGTAAATTTTTGATCCTTTTTCCATTTGATCGCCTTTATTTAAAAAGAATTTTACCTCTTGCGGTACTTTTCTGAAATTTACAAACTCCTGATATCTAATTCCGATTCTACTGAATCTTCCTCAGTTTCCTGACTGGAAGCTAATTTCTCTGCAGGATAATTTTTCAGGACTTCATCTTCATCAGACTTCACCATCATCTTTACCAGTTCTTCCAGTCTGACTTTTGGTTCCCAGCCAAGTTTCCTTTTTGCTTTTGATGGATCGCCAATCAAAATATCTACTTCAGTGGGTCTATAATACTCAGGATCTACTTCAACTAAGACTTTATTTGTAAGGGCATCGATTCCAACTTCTTCTTCTCCTTTTCCCTGCCATACTATATCGATTCCGAGTTCTTTGAATGCCAGTTCAGTAAATTTCCGGACTGAGTAAGTTTCGCCTGTTGCTATAACGTAATCTTCTGGCTCTTCTTGCTGGAGCATCAGCCACATGGCTTCTATATAGTCTTTTGCAAAGCCCCAATCTCTTTTTGAATCAAGGTTTCCAAGGTAAAGCCTATCCTGCATGCCATATTTTATCTTTGTAGCCGCCATTGTGATTTTTCTTGTCACAAAAGTTTCGCCACGAATTGGAGATTCATGGTTGAACAAAATGCCATTACATGCAAAAATACCATAGGCTTCTCTATAGTTAATTGTAATCCAGTATGCGTACAGTTTGGCTGCTGCATAAGGGCTTCTTGGGTAAAAAGGAGTTGTTTCTTTCTGGGGGATCTCCTGAACCTTTCCGTAGAGTTCACTGGTCGAAGCCTGATAAAACTTCGTTTTCTTTTCAAGGCCCAGGATGCGGATAGCCTCCAGTAGTCTGAGAGTTCCTATGGCATCAGAATTTGCTGTATATTCTGGAGTTTCGAAAGATACCTGAACGTGGCTCTGGGCTGCAAGATTGTATATTTCATCAGGCTGAACTTCCTGAACAATGCGAATCAAATTGGTAGAATCTGTCAAATCCCCATAATGCATGAAAAAATTAACATTTCTCTCATGGGGATCTTTGTAAAGATGATCAATTCTTGCCGTGTTAAAAGAAGAAGATCGCCGCTTGATTCCATGTACAATGTATCCCTTTTCAAGTAAAAATTCGGCAAGATAAGCACCATCCTGACCTGTAATTCCAGTTATTAATGCAACTTTGGACAAGCTTTTTCCCTCTACTTTATTAAAAATAATAATGATTAATTTATTAAATTTTTAATCTCGTGCCAAGAATAATTTCACTCATCAATTTAAATCCAAAAGAACGATAATATTAGTTTTTACTTATGAGAGCTTCGTAAAAGTATATTTGATCCTCCAATTGAGATAAAGTACCTACCCAATAAAGTTAAATACATACCTAAATTTTGGTAAAAATTACTATAGATATTTAAACTTAACATTGCAAATTACCTAATTGTAGAAATGGTTTGACTGTTACTACGCTCTCATTTAGATATCACTTGAAGTTCCAAACCTGACACAACTTCTCCCATAGGCTTCTGGTCTATATCTAGTACTGCGATTCCTAAGTAGGTTCATAAAAATTGAACTTTAAATAGATCCAACGATCATGAATTTTTTCCAGGAAATAAGGAATCTATTTTGGAATCGAAGCGCTAGATTAAGAGCCTATCCGAAAAGTGATTATCTACTGTAACTTTAACAATAGGCAATTATGTAAAACCGGAATTGATACTTTGATATTATAGATCTATCGTGATTTTTCAACATGCATTACTGACTTTTCGGATAGGCTCTAAGCAGATAAGCAATTGTTACACCAGCCATCACATAGCAAATGCAACAAAATAATAGTAAATATTACGCAAACCCATTTTTGCCGGTCTCATTACAAAGACATTGTTCAGGTTCTCATTTAGATCGTTATCTTTACTACTTCGGCAGTCCCCTTAGTTTTTTGCTTATAGTTCCTTGCCAAATTTATTAAATCGCAGAGTGAAAAGTTTTCAATATTTATTTGACGATCTTTGTAGCAATTTTATAAATTTTAGTAGTAATTATAAATAAGTTTAACTTTATATATTTATCTGTTTAGTTCAAATTCTCATTTTAGCGAAGACAAATATTGTTGAAAGATCCCCAGTAAAAGGGGTTAGAAACTACATGAGTAAAATAAAAAGAGAGTTAAGGGATAAATTAGTCAATTATTAATCCGGTTAATCGTAATTCCGTTGTGATAGGATAAAACTCTGAATGAAAAACGAATGAAATTGCTACTGCATTGTGAAGAATTTTATATGATCCATTCTTCTCAATTCAAACATTATTTACATGTGTATTTTACCCTGGCTAAAAGCCTTAATTCTGGGTCTCCCTTTTTATGATTTTGTTACCTCTAATTGGGACTTTTAGGAGTTTACGGAATTTACTGCATTTGATAGCTGGTTTGGTTAAATATGCTCTAAACAAACCGTGAATGTATTGAGATCCCGAATTGCCATTCGAGTACTGTCTCTGGAGGGAAGCAAAAATTGCGTTTAGGGAACACGTGTCCCTTTTCAAAAAAATATATTAACTGCAAGCCTTTTCAAAAAAGGCTTGACCGAAAATCACTACTTAATCGAAAGCTGTGAAATGGTTGAGCTCGAAGTCCTTACCCCTAAACCCTATCCGACGTGATCAAACGGCACAAAGGTTGTGTTTTTTTTATTTATTCCACAGTTATATGTTCTGGATTGGATTTTTTGCGGGTTTCGGCAGTATAAATTCCGCTTTTGGCAATTTGCTGCGGTATTTGGATTAGTAACTGCGTTCCACAGTGTAGGTAACTTTCTTTGAGCCGTCTGCGGGTACGGTTATTTCCCATTCTGCAGTATAGGCATCTTTTTTCTCGTATGGGTCAGAGGTAGTTGTGATTTCCCAGTCGCCGTAGAAGTTTTCTACGATTTTTACTTTCTGGGACTCAGATTTGTGGTTTTTGATTTCGGTTTCGTAACTTTCTTTCCAGACATTCGAGCTGATTTTATTGTAATTTGTCTGGGTTCTTTTTCCTGTTACATCAAAAGCGTTTCCGACAACAACTTTTATCTCTTCATCTTTTGGGGTATGCTTTATGCTGTCTTCCCCGAGGAACTGAAGCTGACCTTCGGAGTCAGTTTTGTATACTCTTAGAACACCGGCAGGAAGAGGCATTCCAAGACCTTTTTCTTTTGAATTGTTGAAGCTCAGGGCGACCTGGACATCACTGCTTTTTGAGACGTCAAAAACCATTTCCTTTTCTACAGGCACGGAATTAACAGAGAGCAGAGAGAGTTGCTTTACCTGATTATTCCTGAGAGTAGCCGGCCTTTGAAGAGTATAGAGGTGATACTCAAAGAAGGATTCCTCAACAAAGCTTTCCTCGGCTGTTTCATATACAACATCCCCTTCTGCAGTTGCCTTTCTCGCAGGCGTTTCCTGTGGCACAGTTACGCGGTTAACTTCCCCTGCAACCAGTTTAAGTTTGGCATTTTCATAGGTTGTTCCTGCTTCATTATTAACAGTAACCCAACCCTGGATATCGGCCTTCTTATCATCCGCACTGGTCTTTACGATGTAGTTTGCTTTCCAGCTCATCCCATTTGTAAGATAGGAAGTGAGGACGTTTCTCTTTCCTGCGGCAGGCGAGTAGACCTGCCAGATAAGGGTAGGCTTTGTAAGCAGCCCGGCAGAGTCAGGAAACTCCACTTTCGAAACTTCGGAAAGGGTTACAACTTTCCCGTCACTTAACTTGAGCACCAATCCCTTATTGTCATCATAGCTCATGAGAACTCCTGTGTATGTACCTCCTTCTTTTTCGGTTACAGTTATTTCTTTATCCAGAAATGTCTCCAGAAGCTCCTGGTTGCTCACGAGATCGTACTCATAGTTCTGCTCCAGTACGACAGTATTCTTATTTTTCGTATCCTCAAACATTACTGATGTCGGATCAATAAGAGCAGCAACATCCTTATATTCAACCCTGTTCACTCCGGAATCAAGATCGAGTTCCCTTTTTTCTTTTACAAGGGCAAGGTTATTATTGTAAACAGTAACCTCAGTACCCGAATCAGTTGCCTGAGCACCTGCTGTGAGGATCGCCAATGGGTTTGAAACCTGTACTCTGGTAACTATGCTTGAACTGGATTCTATTCCGTTAACTGCAGTTTCAGACATATCTGCTTGAGCCGTATTTTCCGCAAAACCGGGACGGAAGGTAAAATCAGGATACACAAAAGCTGCAGATGCGGTCAAAATCAAGCCTGATGCCAGAATAAGCCAGATATAACTTTTCTTTATTTTCATGAAAGAGGAGTTGGCAACTTTATTATTTATATTTAGCTTTAGCTGCAGTTTTGTTTGAAGTTATTTATTTGGTCTCCAATACAGCTTGTGGCTCTTTGTTGCCTTGTGTGAATATCTCATCATATTCTCATAAAATCCAACGCGGTCTTGAATTGAAAATAGTATTATCCATAGAGAATAACGAAGAACCTGGTGGCAGTATTAAAATATAGCATCATTTCGACTATAGCTATTTAGAATCACTTGACCTTTGAGTATTGACGTGACAATAGCTTTCTACAACGCTTTAAATATGAACTCATGATTTTGAATAGCTTCCTATCATATTCCCTATTCGATTTCTCCTTTTTCAAAGGCTACAGGCTGTAATAATTCTATTTTTTATTTTTAGAAGAACAGGAGAGAAGACAGTTATAAATAATATACACAACTACATACTTAATAATTTTATAGAGTGTGGGTTTAATTGATAGCTTAATTGATGTTTGAAATAATCTAAAAATGTGCGCATAACAGGAAACAAACTGGACGATAAATCAGAAAAAAACAAGCTCAAAAACGAATCCGATGGCAGAAAATCGGGTAACCGAAAAATATGGAAAAGAACTAAGGATCCGCTCTTATGAATCTCATCAAAGCCTTCAGGAATAAAAGCCGTATTGAACTCTCAGGCCTTATTTCAGGCTTCGCTCTGATTATTCTATTTGCCTGGATAATTCTCCCTGCCTCAGCCGCAGGGATAGAAGCAAACAGGGAGATTTCTGCCGAAAAAGTTAATTCAGGCGAAAATTTTGCGGTAACCGTACATATAATTACAGATCAGGATATTGAAGCCCTGACGCTCGATGAAAATCTCCCTGAAGGGTGGCAGGTAAGCCAGTGGGAAAATAATGGGGCTATGTTCCAGGAAACCAGTACATTCAAAGCATCCACTCTGGAATGGATATGGGTTGAGAACCTTTCAGCAGGGGAAGAAAAGACAGTTGTATATAATGTGACCGTGCCTTCGGATTCCGAGCCTGGAAACTTTACACTTTCTGGCAGGATTTCTGCTTATTCTGTTCCTGCTGTCTCCGTGAGCGGATTTTCAGAAATAATGGTTATTTCTTCGCCCGAAGCCAACTTTTCCGCAACTCCCCTCCTTGGGCCTGCACCTCTGATTGTCCAGTTCACGGATTTATCTAACTTCAATCCTGATTCCTGGGAGTGGGACTTTGACGGAAACGGGAACATTGACTCAAACGAAAAGAACCCGGCTTACACGTATGAGAATCCCGGAACCTACACTGTTATATTAAAGGCAGCTAACAGTACATATGAAAATAATACGTACGGAAATAACACCTACGGAAATAATACGTACGAAAATAACACCTACGGAAATAATACGTACGAAAATAACACCTACGGAAATAGTACCCGGAAAAAAGCGGGATATATAACTGTGACCGAAAAATCTTCAAATTCTGGAGAAAACGTAGGAAGTGAAGAAAGTCGCGGGGGAAGTAGTGGAGGAGGTGGAGGAAGTGGGGGAGGCGCAGGTTCTCCAGAATCAACCAAGAATGTCGAGCTGAAGGAAATTTCAAATGAACAGGTTTTCAAAGGCACTCATACATGTTTTACTTTTAAAGGCGAGGCAAATGAAATAGTCAGTGTGGAATTCGATCCGAAAAGGAGTTTCGGAAAAACAACCGCTATTGCAGAAATGCTAAAAAATACATCTTCAATTGTTAAGGAACCTGCCCCCGGAACCGTCTACAGGAATATAAATCTCTGGGTTGGGAATAGCGGCTTTTCAAACCAGGAAAATTTTGAAAATGCCCGAATAAATTTCAGGGTTAGCAGGACCTGGATTATCAAACAGAAAGTCAGCGAAGATGCCATAACCCTGTACCGCTACAGTGAAGGAGCATGGAATCCGCTTCCTACAACCCTCAGCAGAGAAGATGAAGTTTACTTTTACTTTACCGCAGAAACTCCAGGCTTTTCTCCCTTTGCAATCGCGGGCAGCGAAAAGAGAATTCAGTCGGTTGAAATTCTTTCGCCCATAACCGGAAAAAATCAGACCCTGAACGAGGAGAAAACATCTGAAGAGGATAAACAGGGAATTCCTGCTTCAGATATTAAAAAAGAAGAGGCAAAGAGTTCTCCAGGATTTGAATTGGACTTTGTAGTAGTTGAATTACTGGTTTTGTATGGCTTATTTAATAAAAAGAGATAATCCGGGAGTAAAAAAGGGAATCTGAAAGAAAATTGGAAAAGAGAGGCTTTTCTGGGAAAATCTTTTTTCTACAGGTTTTATTTCCCTGTTGATTTCCCTGTTGATTTCCCTGTTGATTTCCCTGTTGATTTCCCTGTTGATTTCCCTGTTGATTTCCCTGTTGATTTCCCTGTTGAGTTCTCTTTTAACCTGTAATCTCAGTCCGGATACCTTAAACAGAACTTACATTCCTTGAATTTGCATTTTGCTTTCTCAGTGATATCCGCACTTCTCAAGCCAGGTAAGAGACTTTATCCACTCTCCTTTTGGCTCCCTTGAAGTGCCTACCACAAGCCGCTTGAGATCTCCGACTTCTTCAACGATGCCGCGAGCTTCTATTAACTCTCCGGGGAGCGCCTGGCCTGCATAGGTGTGGGTATACGAGAGTACATGGTCGATCTCATCGTGTTCGACCTTGTAATAAGCAGGACTGTCAAAAGCAAAGTCAGCATTTGTAACTCTGGCTTCGATTTTCATTTTGACAGTATCCTTCCCGCGTAGAAGAGGCTCTTTTATCTGGTCCCATTCCCTTACAAAAAGAAGGTCAAAATAAGTGCCTTCGACCATGCCTCGGTTGCCTTTTCTCGATTCATGCAGCATGAATTCGTCAAATGAGATCTCGGGAATCCTCTTATTGTAGATCCTCTTCCACATTTCTTCATTGATTTCTTCAATGGGACCTTCCTGTTGTTTTGCAGAAGTTATTGCATCCCTTGCCCTGAACCATACAGGGCCGTACACAACAAAGTCAATATCTGAGCTCTCATTCTGGAGGCCTGCAAGCATCGAACCCGTAACTCCCATGCTTGTCCTGGGAATGCCTGCCAGGTCAAGGGTCTTTACGATTGCCCTTACGCGGCTGTCAGAATTTACAAGCCTGGGAATTGCATCTGCAGGACGAAGCACCTGTTTTACCTCAGATTCAGGCACCACATGAACATCCTGCACCCATTCAGGCTTGTGCTTCCTCATGAACTCAAAAGCCGGACCAAAATCATATTTTTTGTATCGTATTCCGTTTAACTCCCTTTCTCCGTTCTCATCGGGCACGTAACGGAGTGTGGCGCGGATTCCATCCCTACGGAAATAGTCGGAAACCGCAAAAAGCCAGTTATCTTTCGTGACAAGAAAATCCCTCAGGCG
Coding sequences within:
- a CDS encoding ABC transporter ATP-binding protein, encoding MAASKKEKPIIEVKHLSKQYNIGVDGTYKTFCDSFTSAVRHPLKMLKESHKPNDTFWALNDVNFEIEQGEIVGIIGRNGAGKSTLLKILSRITYPTEGEIILRGRVGSLLEVGTGFHPELTGRENIYFNGAILGMKKREIDEKFEEIVKFSGVEKFLDTPVKRYSSGMQVRLAFSVAANLDPEILLVDEILAVGDAEFQKKCLGKMEDVAKKGKTVLFVSHNLDAITTLCNRVILLNGGRNVADGTPTEMVSLYMLKESPKKLDVDYNKKNIGDKFTKLLRVRIIKKDRTTSNTIVVNENFGIETTYQILEEGYKPSANFLISTQAGTKVFQSLETKTEGIFTKGKYRSIAWIPANLLNNETYILNIALTTHNPVYIHCQTEILFSVQDDLNAITRGDYKLQMHGVIRPYLFWETEKIDVEEL
- a CDS encoding ABC transporter permease, producing MTENITDYELVIRPKYGFLDINWQELKEYRELLFFLALRELKIRYKQTIMGASWALLQPFFTMIVFTLIFGRLAKMPSEGIPYPIFSYSGLLLWTYFSNALSQSSNSLVTNANLLSKVYMPRIFIPTAPCLAGIVDYTIALSILALMMLYYRFVPNITIVLLPVIVLMTFLLASGIGYWLSSICVKYRDVIFVLPFFIQLLMFLSPVIYPANIAGKNLQFLLYLNPLTGIINAHRACILGYTSVDFVGLGISAVLTIVIFVSGILYLKHTEKYFADLV
- the fcl gene encoding GDP-L-fucose synthase gives rise to the protein MEKGSKIYVAGHRGLVGSALKRKLESRGYTNLIFRTHKELDLTNQQAVNEFFEQEKPEYVFLAAAKVGGILANSTYPAEFIYENLMIESNIIHSAYKYEVKKLLFLGSSCIYPKLAPQPLKEEYLLTGPLEETNEAYAIAKIAGIRLCKHYNEQYGTNFISVMPTNLYGPNDNFDLETSHVMPALIRKFHEAKVNNEPEVVVWGTGKPLREFMYVDDMADACVYLMENYNFSEVGEFVNIGVGEDITINELVKLIKEIIGFDGEINYDASKPDGTPRKLMDVSRLNGLGWKAKILLEDGIKKTYEWYQDQIR
- the gmd gene encoding GDP-mannose 4,6-dehydratase; this translates as MSKVALITGITGQDGAYLAEFLLEKGYIVHGIKRRSSSFNTARIDHLYKDPHERNVNFFMHYGDLTDSTNLIRIVQEVQPDEIYNLAAQSHVQVSFETPEYTANSDAIGTLRLLEAIRILGLEKKTKFYQASTSELYGKVQEIPQKETTPFYPRSPYAAAKLYAYWITINYREAYGIFACNGILFNHESPIRGETFVTRKITMAATKIKYGMQDRLYLGNLDSKRDWGFAKDYIEAMWLMLQQEEPEDYVIATGETYSVRKFTELAFKELGIDIVWQGKGEEEVGIDALTNKVLVEVDPEYYRPTEVDILIGDPSKAKRKLGWEPKVRLEELVKMMVKSDEDEVLKNYPAEKLASSQETEEDSVESELDIRSL
- a CDS encoding DUF4139 domain-containing protein; this encodes MKIKKSYIWLILASGLILTASAAFVYPDFTFRPGFAENTAQADMSETAVNGIESSSSIVTRVQVSNPLAILTAGAQATDSGTEVTVYNNNLALVKEKRELDLDSGVNRVEYKDVAALIDPTSVMFEDTKNKNTVVLEQNYEYDLVSNQELLETFLDKEITVTEKEGGTYTGVLMSYDDNKGLVLKLSDGKVVTLSEVSKVEFPDSAGLLTKPTLIWQVYSPAAGKRNVLTSYLTNGMSWKANYIVKTSADDKKADIQGWVTVNNEAGTTYENAKLKLVAGEVNRVTVPQETPARKATAEGDVVYETAEESFVEESFFEYHLYTLQRPATLRNNQVKQLSLLSVNSVPVEKEMVFDVSKSSDVQVALSFNNSKEKGLGMPLPAGVLRVYKTDSEGQLQFLGEDSIKHTPKDEEIKVVVGNAFDVTGKRTQTNYNKISSNVWKESYETEIKNHKSESQKVKIVENFYGDWEITTTSDPYEKKDAYTAEWEITVPADGSKKVTYTVERSY
- a CDS encoding PGF-pre-PGF domain-containing protein, which encodes MNLIKAFRNKSRIELSGLISGFALIILFAWIILPASAAGIEANREISAEKVNSGENFAVTVHIITDQDIEALTLDENLPEGWQVSQWENNGAMFQETSTFKASTLEWIWVENLSAGEEKTVVYNVTVPSDSEPGNFTLSGRISAYSVPAVSVSGFSEIMVISSPEANFSATPLLGPAPLIVQFTDLSNFNPDSWEWDFDGNGNIDSNEKNPAYTYENPGTYTVILKAANSTYENNTYGNNTYGNNTYENNTYGNNTYENNTYGNSTRKKAGYITVTEKSSNSGENVGSEESRGGSSGGGGGSGGGAGSPESTKNVELKEISNEQVFKGTHTCFTFKGEANEIVSVEFDPKRSFGKTTAIAEMLKNTSSIVKEPAPGTVYRNINLWVGNSGFSNQENFENARINFRVSRTWIIKQKVSEDAITLYRYSEGAWNPLPTTLSREDEVYFYFTAETPGFSPFAIAGSEKRIQSVEILSPITGKNQTLNEEKTSEEDKQGIPASDIKKEEAKSSPGFELDFVVVELLVLYGLFNKKR
- a CDS encoding nucleotidyltransferase domain-containing protein, encoding MLKTRLRDFLVTKDNWLFAVSDYFRRDGIRATLRYVPDENGERELNGIRYKKYDFGPAFEFMRKHKPEWVQDVHVVPESEVKQVLRPADAIPRLVNSDSRVRAIVKTLDLAGIPRTSMGVTGSMLAGLQNESSDIDFVVYGPVWFRARDAITSAKQQEGPIEEINEEMWKRIYNKRIPEISFDEFMLHESRKGNRGMVEGTYFDLLFVREWDQIKEPLLRGKDTVKMKIEARVTNADFAFDSPAYYKVEHDEIDHVLSYTHTYAGQALPGELIEARGIVEEVGDLKRLVVGTSREPKGEWIKSLTWLEKCGYH